TGGCCACGGTGGGCGATTGCGCTGCCTGTCACACCGCGCGCGACGGCCAGCGCTACGCCGGCGGCCGCTCGCTGGGTACGCCGTTCGGCGACGTGCCGGCGCCGAACATCACGCCCGATCCGGACACCGGCATCGGCCGCTGGAGCGTCGATGATTTCTGGCGCGCGCTGCACGAAGGCAAGGGCCGCCAGGGCGAGCTGCTGTACCCGGTATTCTCCTACACCTCGTTCACCAAGGTGAGCCGCGACGACGCGCTGGCGATCTTCGCCTACCTGAAATCGCTGCCGCCGGTGCATCGACCCGATACGGAGCTGGGGCTGGGCTTTCCCTACAACGTGCGCAACAGCCTGGTGGCGTGGCGCGCGCTGTACTTCAAGCCGGGCGAGTTCAGGCCCGATCCGGCGAAGCCGCCCGAATGGAACCGCGGTGCCTACCTGGTGCAGGGCCTGGGTCACTGCAACGAGTGCCACACCACGCGCGATTCGCTCGGCGGCATTGCGCCGGAGCGCCACCTCACCGGCGGACAGATCCCGCAGCTGGACTGGTACGCGCCGGACCTCAGCACGCAAGCCGGCGGCGGCCTCGACGGCTGGCGCGCGCAGGACATCGTCGACCTGCTGAAGACCGGCCAGTCGGCGAAGGGCACCGCGTTCGGGCCGATGGCCGACGTGGTGCGCAACAGCACCCAGCACCTGAGCGACGCCGACCTGCAGGCGGTGGCTACTTATCTGCAGTCGCTGCCGCCGCGCCCGCAGCCCGTGACCGCGCCGTTCACGCAGGCGGCCAGCCACGAGCAGGGCGGCCAGCTCTACGCGCAGCGCTGCGCCGACTGCCACGGCAAGGATGGCCGCGGCGTGGCCGGCGTCTACCCGCCGCTGGACGGCAACACCTCGGTCACCGAACCGACCGGCATCAACGCGATCCGCAGCGTGCTGCTCGGCGGCTTCGCCCCAGCCACCGCCGGCAACCCGCAGCCGTACTCGATGCCGCCGTTCGCGCAGTCGCTCAGCGACAAGGACGTCGCCGCGGTGGTCAGCTATATCCGCCAGTCGTGGTCGAACAAGGCCGCTGCGGTGCAACCAGCCGACGTCGGCAACTACCGCAACACGCCGGTCGACTGAGCTGTGGCCGGAGTTTTGTCCACGCCACGTGTTGCTCCCTCCCCCTGCTTGCAGGGGAGGTCCGGGGAGGGGTCCGCTCTTGATCTTTCTACCGTCCCGACGAAGTACCTTGGCCCTGCAGTGACCGGTTGCCGGCGCACTGCGGCGTCCGAACGCAGGCCCCCGGCGGGCGCGATTTGACGTGGGTCATGGCGAGCGTGCCGTCGCGCCTGCACGCTGCGCGGGATAGCCATCCACCGTTTGCTCACCACGGTTCACGGGCATGATCCAGCTCAGCTACAGCA
This genomic stretch from Rhodanobacter thiooxydans harbors:
- a CDS encoding cytochrome c; its protein translation is MTWWRRGRWVLALLVVVGVGWLYFGHAGQSASSPAQREADAAALRDPALIARGEYLATVGDCAACHTARDGQRYAGGRSLGTPFGDVPAPNITPDPDTGIGRWSVDDFWRALHEGKGRQGELLYPVFSYTSFTKVSRDDALAIFAYLKSLPPVHRPDTELGLGFPYNVRNSLVAWRALYFKPGEFRPDPAKPPEWNRGAYLVQGLGHCNECHTTRDSLGGIAPERHLTGGQIPQLDWYAPDLSTQAGGGLDGWRAQDIVDLLKTGQSAKGTAFGPMADVVRNSTQHLSDADLQAVATYLQSLPPRPQPVTAPFTQAASHEQGGQLYAQRCADCHGKDGRGVAGVYPPLDGNTSVTEPTGINAIRSVLLGGFAPATAGNPQPYSMPPFAQSLSDKDVAAVVSYIRQSWSNKAAAVQPADVGNYRNTPVD